Proteins encoded in a region of the Anoxybacillus amylolyticus genome:
- the cls gene encoding cardiolipin synthase, which yields MVIWVVAILLLIVLDEWLGRRRKRHAPKKEYPLRQSNITLFTNGQHLFADYFLEIKKATHHIHVLFYIVKTDDISQQFFFFLQQKAKEGVEVRLLVDWVGGFRLSRKTIRSLKESGVRFAFSQKPSFPYFFYQLNRRNHRKITVIDGKIGYIGGFNIGKEYIGQDTDFGDWRDYHLKINGEGVMDLQTQFLTDWKAATAEVLQQETRYFPELPRGTIVHRFIATNGNGLEEDFAHLIRQAKREIIIGSPYFIPSKKVMKALIDALKHGVAVTILVPLKADHPLVKEAALPYFYRLLKHGAHIYRFYQGFYHAKTIIIDDDVCDIGTANFDKRSFFLNGEMNCFIYDRAFTQQMKHVIRYELSRSERLTLDWWKKRSVWERGKESISALLERWL from the coding sequence ATCGTGATATGGGTTGTTGCCATATTGCTGCTTATCGTTCTCGATGAGTGGCTCGGTCGCCGCCGAAAGCGACATGCTCCAAAAAAAGAATATCCGCTGCGGCAAAGCAACATAACGTTGTTTACGAACGGACAACATTTATTCGCCGATTATTTCCTGGAAATAAAAAAGGCAACGCACCATATTCACGTTTTGTTCTATATTGTCAAAACGGACGACATTAGTCAACAGTTTTTTTTCTTTTTACAACAAAAGGCAAAAGAAGGGGTCGAGGTACGGTTGCTTGTCGATTGGGTTGGCGGTTTTAGGCTATCACGGAAAACGATTCGCTCCTTAAAGGAAAGTGGGGTGCGCTTTGCGTTTAGCCAAAAACCGTCATTCCCGTATTTTTTTTATCAGCTCAACCGTCGCAACCATCGAAAAATTACAGTCATTGATGGAAAAATCGGCTATATCGGTGGTTTTAATATCGGGAAAGAATATATTGGACAAGATACCGATTTTGGCGATTGGCGGGATTACCATTTGAAAATAAACGGAGAAGGAGTCATGGATTTACAGACGCAATTTTTGACAGATTGGAAAGCTGCAACGGCAGAAGTGTTGCAGCAGGAAACGCGGTATTTTCCAGAATTGCCGCGTGGAACGATCGTTCATCGGTTCATCGCGACAAACGGGAATGGACTAGAAGAAGATTTTGCTCACCTTATCCGCCAAGCGAAGCGAGAAATTATTATCGGTTCACCGTATTTTATTCCAAGCAAAAAAGTGATGAAAGCACTAATCGATGCACTGAAGCACGGCGTAGCGGTGACCATTCTTGTGCCGCTAAAAGCAGATCATCCGTTGGTAAAAGAAGCAGCCCTCCCGTACTTCTATCGATTGTTGAAACACGGTGCGCACATTTATCGGTTTTACCAAGGGTTTTATCATGCCAAAACGATTATTATTGACGACGATGTATGCGATATCGGCACAGCGAATTTTGACAAACGGAGCTTTTTTCTGAATGGGGAAATGAACTGCTTTATTTACGACCGAGCGTTTACGCAACAAATGAAGCACGTCATCCGATATGAACTGTCCCGTTCAGAACGATTGACGCTCGATTGGTGGAAAAAGCGGTCAGTATGGGAGCGGGGAAAGGAGTCCATCTCTGCGCTTCTTGAGCGATGGTTATAA
- a CDS encoding (Fe-S)-binding protein, producing the protein MNSLLILNFLAFLFVTAYAVHLFVYLVKTRIAYIKLGKKVEFDQKVKERLENIWVNVFGQKKLLKDKKSGLIHVIFFYGFILVQFGAIDFIIKGLVPGGHLPLGPLYPGFTFFQEIVTLLILIAVFWAFYRRYIEKLVRLKRDFKAGLVLIFIGGLMLSVLFGNGMSMIWHGEGATWSEPVASLVAGAFSWVGKTGAAVLFYVAWWVHLLILLTFLVYVPQSKHAHLIAGPVNVFFSRLSRPKLEKINFEDETQESFGVGRIEDFKQTQLIDLYACVECGRCTSMCPATGTGKMLSPMDLILKMRDHLTEKGAAVTSKAPWVPVFAFKNTKGNQLAFAGYGEQAATVEMPSLIGDVITEEEIWACTTCRNCEDQCPVMNEHVDKIIDLRRYLVLTEGKMNADAQRAMTNIERQGNPWGLNRKEKENWRELREDVHIPTVKEMQKAGEEFEYLFWVGSMGSFDNRSQKIALAFARLLNEAGVKFAILGNKEKNSGDTPRRLGNEFLFQELATNNIAEFEKAGVKKIVTIDPHAYNTFKNEYPDFGFEAEVYHHTELLAKLVEEGRLVPKYEVNETITFHDSCYLGRYNEVYEQPRNILRAIPGVKLVEMERNREKGMCCGAGGGLMWMEETTGTRINVARTEQALAVNPTVISSGCPYCLTMLSDGTKAKEVEDKVATYDIAELLEKAVFGDKKEVAS; encoded by the coding sequence GTGAATTCGTTACTGATTCTTAATTTTCTTGCATTTTTGTTTGTAACCGCTTACGCAGTTCATTTGTTTGTGTATTTGGTGAAAACGCGCATCGCCTATATTAAGCTAGGCAAAAAAGTCGAGTTTGACCAAAAAGTAAAAGAGCGCCTCGAAAACATTTGGGTGAATGTGTTTGGGCAGAAAAAGTTGTTAAAAGACAAAAAAAGCGGCTTGATTCACGTCATCTTTTTTTACGGGTTTATTCTCGTCCAGTTTGGAGCGATTGATTTTATTATTAAAGGACTCGTTCCGGGCGGCCATCTTCCACTAGGACCGCTTTATCCAGGCTTTACGTTTTTCCAAGAAATTGTGACATTACTTATTTTGATCGCTGTCTTTTGGGCGTTTTACCGCCGCTACATCGAAAAGCTTGTCCGTTTAAAACGTGATTTTAAAGCAGGGCTTGTGTTAATTTTTATCGGTGGGTTAATGCTTTCCGTACTATTCGGAAACGGTATGAGCATGATTTGGCATGGGGAAGGCGCAACATGGAGCGAGCCAGTTGCTTCCCTTGTCGCCGGAGCGTTTTCTTGGGTCGGAAAAACAGGGGCGGCTGTTCTCTTTTACGTCGCTTGGTGGGTACACTTATTAATTTTGCTTACTTTCTTAGTGTACGTTCCGCAATCGAAGCACGCGCATTTAATCGCAGGACCGGTGAACGTCTTTTTTAGCCGATTGTCGCGTCCGAAACTAGAAAAAATTAATTTTGAAGACGAAACGCAAGAGTCGTTTGGCGTCGGGAGAATTGAAGACTTTAAGCAAACACAGCTCATTGATTTATATGCCTGTGTCGAATGCGGTCGCTGTACAAGCATGTGTCCTGCGACAGGAACAGGAAAAATGTTGTCCCCAATGGACTTGATTTTAAAAATGCGTGACCACTTAACCGAAAAAGGAGCAGCGGTCACCTCAAAAGCGCCTTGGGTGCCGGTATTTGCGTTTAAAAACACCAAAGGCAACCAACTTGCGTTTGCAGGATATGGAGAACAAGCGGCTACGGTGGAAATGCCAAGCTTAATTGGCGATGTCATCACAGAAGAAGAAATTTGGGCCTGTACGACATGCCGCAACTGCGAAGACCAATGTCCAGTCATGAACGAACATGTCGATAAAATTATCGACCTTCGCCGCTACCTCGTCTTGACAGAAGGAAAAATGAACGCGGATGCACAGCGGGCGATGACGAATATCGAGCGCCAAGGCAATCCGTGGGGACTCAACCGAAAAGAAAAAGAAAACTGGCGCGAATTGCGTGAAGACGTGCATATTCCAACCGTGAAAGAAATGCAAAAGGCAGGCGAAGAATTCGAATATCTATTTTGGGTTGGCTCGATGGGGTCGTTTGACAACCGTAGCCAAAAAATCGCGTTAGCCTTCGCTCGTTTATTAAACGAAGCAGGCGTCAAATTTGCGATTTTAGGCAATAAAGAGAAAAACTCTGGCGATACGCCGCGCCGGTTAGGGAACGAATTTTTATTCCAAGAACTAGCGACAAATAATATCGCCGAATTTGAAAAAGCCGGCGTGAAAAAAATCGTCACGATTGACCCGCATGCGTACAACACGTTTAAAAACGAATACCCAGATTTCGGCTTCGAAGCAGAAGTGTACCATCATACCGAATTGTTAGCGAAGCTTGTGGAAGAAGGGCGACTAGTGCCGAAATACGAAGTAAACGAAACGATTACTTTCCACGATTCTTGTTATCTTGGCCGCTACAACGAAGTGTACGAGCAGCCGCGCAACATTTTACGAGCGATTCCTGGTGTGAAACTTGTGGAGATGGAACGCAACCGCGAAAAAGGAATGTGCTGCGGTGCGGGTGGCGGCTTAATGTGGATGGAAGAAACGACAGGCACGCGAATTAACGTCGCACGCACGGAGCAGGCGTTAGCGGTCAACCCAACCGTCATCAGCTCCGGCTGTCCGTACTGCTTAACGATGTTAAGCGATGGAACGAAAGCGAAAGAGGTGGAGGACAAAGTCGCGACGTATGACATTGCGGAATTGTTAGAAAAAGCCGTGTTTGGGGACAAAAAAGAAGTTGCTTCATAA
- a CDS encoding acetyl-CoA C-acetyltransferase, with translation MGKTVILSGVRTPFGKFGGGLSTFTAAQLGGIAVKEALSRANVSAEQVDEVILGTVLQGGQGQLPSRQAARYAGIPWEVRTETINKVCASGMRSVTLADQIIRAGDGEVIVAGGMESMSNAPYVLPKARWGLRMGDSTVKDLMVYDGLTCSFTGVHMGIYGGETAKELEISREAQDAWAYRSHQRAIAAIEAGVFAEEIVPVEIPQRKGEPLIVTDDESPRKDTSLEKLAKLSPVFDPIGTITAGNAPGVNDGAAALVLMSEERALREGRTPLATIVAHASIAVEAKDFPKTPGIVINELLRKTGKTAADIDLFEINEAFAAVALASIHIAGLDPEKVNVNGGAVALGHPIGASGARIIITLIHELKRRGGGLGIAAICSGGGQGDAIMVQVD, from the coding sequence ATGGGGAAAACGGTCATTTTAAGCGGAGTACGCACACCATTTGGGAAATTTGGTGGAGGTTTAAGTACGTTTACTGCTGCTCAGTTAGGAGGGATTGCAGTAAAAGAAGCGTTATCGCGTGCAAATGTAAGCGCTGAACAAGTAGACGAAGTGATTTTAGGCACGGTTCTGCAAGGGGGACAAGGGCAGCTTCCTTCCCGGCAAGCCGCTCGCTACGCCGGAATTCCATGGGAAGTGCGTACAGAAACGATCAACAAAGTATGTGCTTCTGGGATGCGTAGTGTCACATTAGCAGACCAAATTATTCGTGCAGGTGACGGGGAAGTAATCGTGGCTGGCGGAATGGAGTCGATGAGCAATGCGCCGTATGTGTTGCCGAAAGCACGCTGGGGATTGCGCATGGGCGATTCGACGGTCAAAGATTTAATGGTATATGACGGATTAACGTGCAGCTTTACTGGGGTGCATATGGGCATTTACGGCGGGGAAACCGCAAAAGAACTAGAAATTTCCCGCGAAGCGCAAGACGCGTGGGCATATCGGAGCCATCAGCGGGCGATCGCTGCGATCGAGGCAGGGGTGTTTGCCGAAGAAATTGTCCCAGTCGAAATTCCGCAACGAAAAGGCGAACCGCTCATTGTAACAGACGATGAATCGCCACGCAAAGACACATCGCTTGAGAAATTAGCGAAGCTCTCCCCAGTATTCGATCCGATAGGAACAATTACTGCGGGAAACGCTCCGGGTGTTAATGATGGGGCAGCTGCGCTTGTGCTAATGAGCGAAGAGCGGGCGCTACGCGAAGGAAGAACACCGCTCGCAACGATTGTCGCTCACGCATCGATTGCGGTCGAAGCAAAAGACTTCCCAAAAACACCAGGGATTGTCATTAACGAGCTATTACGGAAAACGGGAAAAACAGCGGCAGATATTGATTTGTTTGAAATTAACGAAGCGTTCGCCGCAGTCGCACTCGCGAGCATCCACATTGCAGGGCTTGATCCAGAGAAAGTGAACGTCAACGGCGGAGCAGTTGCGCTAGGACACCCAATCGGCGCAAGCGGTGCACGCATCATTATCACGCTCATTCACGAATTAAAACGCCGCGGCGGAGGGCTTGGCATCGCAGCGATTTGTAGCGGTGGTGGTCAAGGCGATGCCATCATGGTTCAAGTCGATTAA
- a CDS encoding 3-hydroxybutyryl-CoA dehydrogenase, with protein MDVQKVMVVGAGQMGSGIAQVCAMAGYDVFLHDLQEAYVERGLATIRKNLTRQVEKGKMTEEEKANILQRITPSVDLHNAREVDLVIEAVVENMEVKTKLFAQLDEITPPDTILATNTSSLPITEIAAATKRPEKVIGMHFMNPVPVMKLVEIIRGLATAPEVYETIEAMTRKLNKVPVEVNDFPGFISNRILMPMINEAIYALYEGVATKEAIDEVMKLGMNHPMGPLTLADFIGLDTCLYIMETLHEGFGDDKYRPCPLLRKYVKAGWLGRKTGKGFYTYE; from the coding sequence ATGGACGTTCAAAAAGTAATGGTAGTCGGTGCTGGTCAAATGGGATCTGGCATTGCCCAAGTATGTGCGATGGCAGGGTATGATGTGTTTTTGCATGATTTACAAGAAGCATATGTCGAGCGCGGGCTTGCGACAATTAGGAAAAACTTAACGCGCCAAGTCGAAAAAGGAAAAATGACGGAAGAAGAAAAAGCAAACATTTTACAGCGCATTACGCCATCGGTCGATTTGCACAATGCACGCGAAGTCGATTTAGTCATTGAAGCGGTTGTCGAAAACATGGAAGTAAAAACGAAACTGTTTGCGCAACTCGATGAGATTACCCCGCCGGATACGATTTTAGCAACAAATACGTCGTCCCTTCCAATTACGGAAATTGCAGCAGCGACGAAGAGGCCAGAAAAAGTCATCGGCATGCACTTTATGAACCCTGTGCCAGTGATGAAGCTCGTCGAAATTATTCGTGGGCTTGCGACCGCACCGGAAGTATATGAAACAATCGAAGCGATGACGCGCAAATTAAATAAAGTGCCGGTGGAAGTGAATGATTTTCCAGGCTTTATTTCGAACCGCATTTTAATGCCGATGATTAACGAAGCGATTTACGCCCTATACGAAGGGGTGGCAACGAAAGAAGCAATTGACGAAGTGATGAAACTTGGCATGAACCATCCGATGGGGCCGTTGACGCTTGCTGATTTTATCGGCCTTGATACGTGCTTATACATTATGGAAACGCTTCATGAAGGATTTGGGGACGATAAATATCGCCCGTGCCCGCTGTTGCGTAAATACGTGAAAGCAGGCTGGCTAGGCAGAAAAACTGGTAAAGGGTTCTATACGTACGAATAA
- a CDS encoding acyl-CoA dehydrogenase has protein sequence MNLRFTEEQEMMRNMVREFAASEITPFVERMEKGEFPRPILKKMAELGLMGITIPEEYGGAGMDFTSYIIAIHEISKVSATVGVILSVHTSVGTNPILYFGTEEQKRKYVPKLASGEYLGAFCLTEPSAGSDAKSLKTKAVRQGDYYILNGSKVFITNGGEAGTYIVFARTNPDEIGSRGISAFIVEKDTPGFIIGKDEKKMGLHGSRTVQISFEDAKVPVENLLGEEGQGFKIAMANLDVGRIGIAAQSLGIAEAALEYATAYAKERVQFGKPIAEQQGIAFKLADMATAVEAAKLLVYRAAFLRTNGRSCSKEASMAKLFASRAAMENAIEAVQIFGGNGYTEDYPVERLFRDAKICEIYEGTSEIQRLVISKQL, from the coding sequence ATGAATTTACGTTTCACAGAAGAGCAAGAAATGATGCGCAACATGGTACGTGAATTTGCGGCGAGCGAAATTACTCCATTTGTCGAGCGGATGGAAAAAGGGGAGTTTCCTCGCCCCATTTTAAAAAAAATGGCGGAACTAGGGTTAATGGGCATTACGATTCCAGAAGAATACGGCGGCGCCGGCATGGACTTTACATCATATATCATTGCCATTCATGAAATTTCAAAAGTCAGCGCAACCGTCGGCGTCATTTTATCGGTGCATACGTCCGTTGGCACCAATCCAATCCTCTATTTCGGGACAGAGGAACAAAAACGAAAATACGTGCCAAAGCTTGCGAGCGGGGAATATCTTGGCGCTTTTTGCCTTACCGAGCCAAGCGCTGGTTCTGACGCGAAAAGTCTAAAAACGAAAGCGGTTCGCCAAGGCGACTATTACATTTTAAACGGTTCAAAAGTGTTTATTACAAACGGCGGCGAAGCGGGTACGTACATCGTATTCGCCCGCACGAATCCAGATGAAATCGGAAGCCGTGGCATTTCTGCTTTTATCGTCGAAAAAGATACACCAGGTTTTATCATTGGTAAAGACGAAAAGAAAATGGGCTTACACGGTTCACGAACGGTACAAATTTCGTTTGAAGATGCGAAAGTACCAGTAGAAAATTTATTAGGCGAAGAAGGGCAAGGATTTAAAATTGCGATGGCAAACCTTGATGTCGGCCGTATCGGCATCGCCGCTCAGTCGCTTGGCATTGCCGAAGCTGCCCTCGAATACGCAACCGCCTACGCGAAAGAACGGGTTCAATTTGGCAAACCAATTGCCGAGCAGCAAGGGATTGCATTTAAATTAGCCGATATGGCGACAGCGGTTGAAGCTGCCAAATTATTAGTATATCGTGCTGCCTTTTTGCGGACAAACGGACGTTCCTGCAGCAAAGAAGCATCGATGGCGAAATTGTTCGCGTCAAGAGCAGCGATGGAAAATGCAATTGAAGCAGTGCAAATTTTTGGCGGCAACGGCTACACCGAAGACTATCCGGTGGAACGCTTATTCCGCGATGCGAAAATTTGCGAAATTTATGAAGGGACGAGCGAAATTCAGCGCTTAGTCATTAGCAAGCAACTATAA
- a CDS encoding acyl-CoA dehydrogenase — protein MNFQLTEEHEMIRKMVREFAKNEVAPTAAERDEEERFDREIFEKMAELGLTGIPWPEEYGGIGSDYLAYVIAVEELSKVCASTGVTLSAHISLASWPIYKFGTEEQKQTYLRALATGEKLGAYGLSEPGAGSDVSSMKTRAVLDGDHYVINGSKVWITNGGEADIYVVFAVTSPEKKHKGISAFIIEKGTPGFSIGKKEKKLGIRSSPTTELIFEDCRVPKENLLGQEGEGFKIAMMTLDGGRNGIAAQAVGIAQGALDAAVEYAKGRVQFGKPIAEQQGVGFKLADMATAVEAARLLTYQAAWLESNNLPYGKASAMAKLFAGDTAMKVTVDAVQIFGGYGYTKDYPVERFMRDAKITQIYEGTQEIQRLVISRMLTKE, from the coding sequence ATGAATTTCCAATTAACAGAAGAGCATGAAATGATACGAAAAATGGTGCGCGAATTTGCGAAAAACGAAGTAGCACCGACAGCAGCAGAGCGCGACGAAGAGGAACGGTTTGATCGCGAAATTTTTGAAAAAATGGCGGAGCTCGGATTAACGGGCATTCCGTGGCCGGAAGAATACGGCGGCATCGGCAGCGACTATTTGGCGTATGTTATCGCTGTAGAAGAATTATCGAAGGTGTGTGCTTCCACTGGGGTAACGTTATCGGCACACATTTCGCTTGCGAGTTGGCCGATTTATAAATTTGGCACAGAGGAACAAAAACAAACGTATTTACGGGCACTAGCGACTGGAGAAAAGCTTGGCGCATATGGCCTTTCGGAACCGGGCGCTGGTTCAGACGTTTCCTCGATGAAAACGAGAGCCGTATTGGACGGTGACCACTACGTCATTAACGGGTCGAAAGTATGGATTACAAACGGTGGCGAAGCGGACATTTACGTCGTCTTTGCTGTAACGAGCCCAGAGAAAAAGCATAAAGGTATTAGCGCTTTCATTATTGAAAAAGGCACGCCAGGCTTTTCGATCGGCAAAAAAGAGAAAAAACTAGGGATTCGTTCGTCGCCGACAACCGAACTTATTTTTGAAGATTGCCGTGTTCCGAAAGAAAACTTGCTCGGACAAGAAGGCGAAGGATTTAAAATTGCGATGATGACGCTAGACGGCGGTCGTAACGGTATCGCGGCGCAAGCGGTCGGCATCGCTCAAGGGGCGCTTGATGCAGCGGTCGAATATGCGAAAGGGCGCGTGCAATTCGGCAAACCGATCGCCGAACAGCAAGGAGTAGGCTTTAAATTAGCAGACATGGCAACGGCAGTGGAAGCGGCTCGGTTATTGACGTACCAAGCAGCATGGCTTGAATCGAACAACCTTCCGTATGGAAAAGCATCGGCGATGGCGAAGTTGTTTGCAGGAGACACGGCAATGAAAGTCACGGTCGATGCAGTACAAATTTTTGGCGGATACGGTTATACGAAAGATTATCCGGTCGAGCGATTTATGCGCGATGCGAAAATTACGCAAATTTACGAAGGAACGCAAGAAATTCAGCGGCTTGTCATTTCACGAATGTTAACGAAAGAGTAA
- a CDS encoding TetR/AcrR family transcriptional regulator, whose protein sequence is MKKREVPASVKDERLVKKRRNEMIKGAIALFKQKGFHRTTTREIAKASGFSIGTLYEYIRQKEDVLYLVCDRIYDEVYERLEKDIGTHHGTIESLKLAIARYFKVIDDLQDEVLVMYQEVKSLTKDSLPYVLNKELQMVKIFENILRECVENGAFSLTEQEIQLFAHDIFVLGQMWAFRRWALHKMYTLEEYIELQTQLLLRGILEKRS, encoded by the coding sequence ATGAAAAAACGGGAAGTGCCGGCTTCGGTCAAAGATGAACGGCTCGTCAAAAAGCGGCGTAATGAAATGATTAAAGGCGCCATCGCTCTCTTTAAACAAAAAGGGTTTCACCGGACGACAACGCGGGAAATTGCCAAAGCATCAGGGTTTAGCATCGGCACGTTGTACGAATATATTCGCCAAAAAGAAGATGTGCTTTATTTAGTGTGTGACCGCATTTACGATGAAGTATACGAACGGCTCGAAAAAGATATCGGTACACACCATGGCACGATTGAAAGCTTAAAGCTTGCCATCGCTCGCTACTTCAAAGTCATTGACGATTTGCAAGACGAAGTGCTCGTCATGTACCAAGAAGTAAAGTCATTAACGAAAGATTCGCTCCCGTATGTTTTAAATAAAGAGTTGCAAATGGTGAAGATTTTCGAAAACATTTTGCGGGAATGTGTGGAAAACGGAGCGTTCTCCTTAACGGAGCAGGAAATTCAGCTGTTTGCCCACGATATTTTCGTGCTCGGGCAAATGTGGGCGTTCCGCCGCTGGGCGCTTCATAAAATGTATACGTTAGAGGAATACATCGAACTGCAGACACAATTGTTGTTAAGGGGTATTTTGGAGAAACGGTCATAA